Proteins from a genomic interval of Schistosoma mansoni strain Puerto Rico chromosome 2, complete genome:
- a CDS encoding putative ferritin → MSSSRARQSFATECENAINKQINVELQAAYDYMAFFTYFDRDDVSFPKAAEFFRKASHEEREHAEKLAKYQNKRGGRVQYSDIKCPTKTEFSSLEDAMNTALGMEKAVSKSLLELHEVASKNNDPALADFIESEFLHEQEDAIKQFADYLTETQRVGKGLGEYLFDKLTLNE, encoded by the exons ATGAGTTCATCAAGAGCCAGACAGAGTTTCGCCACAGAATGTGAAAATGCCATcaataaacaaatcaatgtaGAACTACAAGCTGCTTACGATTATATGGCATTCTTTACTTACTTCGATCGAGATGATGTATCATTTCCGAAAGCAGCTGAATTCTTTCGAAAAGCTTCACATGAGGAACGTGAACATGCAGAGAAGTTGGCGAAATATCAGAACAAACGTGGTGGTCGTGTTCAATACAGTGATATCAAGTGTCCGACTAAGACAGAATTCAGTAGTTTGGAAGATGCTATGAATACTGCCCTTGGAATGGAAAAAGCAGTCAGTAAA TCATTATTAGAACTTCATGAAGTAGCTTCAAAGAACAATGATCCAGCATTGGCAGATTTTATTGAAAGTGAATTTCTTCATGAACAAGAAGATGCAATCAAACAATTCGCCGATTATTTAACCGAGACACAACGAGTCGGTAAAGGACTTGGAGAATATCTATTCGATAAATTAACATTAAATGAATAG
- a CDS encoding putative ferritin, translated as MIKTSRARQNFATECENAINKQINVELQAAYDYMAFFTYFDRDDVSFPKAAEFFRKASHEEREHAEKLAKYQNKRGGRIEFMDLRAAQKTELNDLEEAFEIALSSEKSIYQSLLELHNVAEKHNDPGLCEFIETECLENKEQFIKTIADYLTQIQRNGKQLGEYLFEQLTLKE; from the exons ATGATCAAAACATCAAGAGCCAGACAGAATTTCGCCACAGAATGTGAAAATGCCATcaataaacaaatcaatgtgGAACTACAAGCCGCTTACGATTATATGGCATTCTTTACTTACTTCGATCGAGATGATGTATCATTTCCGAAAGCAGCTGAATTCTTTCGAAAAGCTTCACATGAGGAACGTGAACATGCAGAGAAATTGGCGAAATATCAAAACAAACGGGGTGGTCGAATAGAATTTATGGATTTAAGAGCAGCTCAGAAAACTGAATTAAATGATTTGGAAGAAGCATTTGAAATTGCTCTAAGTTCTGAAAAGTCGATTTATCAG TCCCTATTGGAATTACATAATGTAGCTGAAAAACACAATGATCCAGGGTTATGTGAATTTATTGAAACTGAATGCTTAGAAAATAAAGAacaattcattaaaacaattgCTGATTATTTAACACAAATTCAACGCAATGGGAAACAACTTGgtgaatatttatttgaacaattaACATTGAAAGAATAA